One stretch of Caldinitratiruptor microaerophilus DNA includes these proteins:
- a CDS encoding response regulator, whose translation MEPIRVLLVDDHAIFRRGTADALRLLGGLEVVGEAGTAREAVERARTLRPDVVLMDLSLPDESGLEATRRIVREVPEARVVVLTYLDDEASLLAALRAGARGYLLKTVAPEELWAHVRAAAAGAMPISGSITLKLFTSLEERHLLPGEGDAVPLTPRERELVTLVAQGYSNREIARRLFLSVSTVKLHLRNVLRKLNLRNRTELVAHAARTGLWRGT comes from the coding sequence GTGGAGCCGATCCGCGTGCTCCTCGTCGACGACCATGCCATCTTCCGCAGGGGAACGGCCGACGCCTTGCGGCTGCTGGGCGGGCTGGAGGTGGTCGGGGAGGCGGGCACCGCCCGGGAGGCGGTGGAGAGGGCGCGGACCCTGCGCCCCGACGTGGTGCTGATGGACCTCTCCCTCCCGGACGAGAGCGGCCTCGAGGCCACCCGCCGGATCGTCCGGGAGGTTCCGGAAGCCCGGGTGGTCGTCCTGACCTACCTGGACGACGAGGCCAGCCTGCTGGCGGCGCTGCGGGCCGGAGCCCGTGGCTACCTCCTCAAGACCGTGGCCCCGGAGGAGCTGTGGGCGCACGTGCGGGCGGCCGCGGCGGGGGCGATGCCCATCTCCGGCAGCATCACGCTCAAGCTGTTCACCTCGTTGGAGGAGCGCCACCTGCTGCCCGGGGAGGGCGACGCCGTGCCCCTCACCCCTCGCGAGCGGGAGCTCGTGACCCTGGTGGCCCAGGGCTACTCGAACCGGGAGATCGCCCGCCGGCTATTCCTGTCCGTCAGCACGGTGAAGCTCCACCTGCGCAACGTCCTCCGGAAGCTCAACCTGCGGAACCGGACCGAACTCGTGGCCCACGCGGCCCGCACGGGCCTGTGGAGAGGGACGTGA
- a CDS encoding PAS domain-containing sensor histidine kinase, whose translation MAIERRYVEGFVPQALVAACDHLGEAMVIIDGGRHVRYMNRAARALVGDPPGSRRQAATCSALLRCGPPEAPGAACGNCWGAEALRHEVATSHFETAVGPDGARVWVEGSCTPIPGTRPHAVLLLRPRFHLAPGAPTARGEPLDPITEPGRTVLRSLVHAARELLSADYAALGRVDVNASEVAWLVQDGNRSSRTAETRVRLGQGIRGRVVSLGRPLRIARFPEDAPDPPEKHPTMRSERLKAALAVPVTVRSEPTGVLMVASRRPVEYGPEHERVLRVLAGLAGEVLSDAEWALSAQAASVRAEREWLAAELHDGLAQLLAALTQKLKLVRWLLGSAPDAASLAAQFEEVLDLSEKAHRELRLALGDLLAPAAGGDLLPALQEYLHRFARQTGLEVRLVEAPAHRPHVPAPVALQILRVVQEAVTNARKHSGGSRVEVRWSFMGALHTFTVTDNGRGFVPEHAGGGFGLAIMAERARRVGGALTVTSAPGSGCTVVLTVPHR comes from the coding sequence GTGGCCATCGAGCGCCGCTACGTGGAGGGTTTCGTCCCCCAGGCCCTCGTGGCTGCATGTGATCACCTGGGGGAAGCCATGGTCATCATCGACGGGGGGCGGCACGTCCGCTACATGAACCGGGCCGCGCGAGCGCTCGTGGGGGATCCCCCCGGCTCGCGCCGCCAGGCGGCGACCTGCAGCGCTCTCCTGCGGTGCGGACCCCCGGAAGCCCCCGGCGCTGCCTGCGGGAACTGCTGGGGGGCCGAGGCGCTGCGCCACGAGGTCGCGACCTCCCATTTCGAGACGGCCGTAGGGCCGGACGGTGCCCGGGTGTGGGTGGAGGGCAGTTGTACCCCGATTCCCGGAACCCGCCCGCACGCCGTCCTGTTGCTCCGACCGCGTTTCCACCTCGCCCCCGGCGCGCCGACGGCGCGGGGGGAGCCCCTGGACCCGATCACGGAACCGGGGCGGACGGTCCTGCGCTCCCTGGTACACGCCGCACGGGAACTCCTGTCCGCGGATTACGCGGCCCTCGGCCGTGTGGACGTCAACGCTTCGGAGGTGGCGTGGCTCGTCCAGGACGGCAACCGGTCCAGCCGCACGGCCGAGACGCGGGTCCGGCTCGGCCAGGGGATTCGCGGCCGGGTCGTGAGCCTGGGCCGGCCGCTTCGGATCGCCCGCTTTCCGGAGGACGCGCCCGATCCGCCCGAGAAGCATCCCACGATGCGGTCCGAACGGTTGAAGGCCGCACTGGCCGTGCCGGTGACCGTCCGGAGCGAACCCACCGGGGTTCTCATGGTGGCCAGCCGCCGGCCCGTAGAGTACGGGCCGGAACACGAGCGCGTGCTCCGGGTACTGGCGGGCCTGGCCGGCGAGGTGCTGTCGGACGCCGAGTGGGCACTCAGCGCCCAGGCCGCATCCGTGCGGGCCGAGCGGGAGTGGCTGGCCGCGGAGCTGCACGACGGGCTGGCGCAACTGCTCGCCGCCCTGACTCAGAAGCTGAAGCTGGTCCGCTGGCTCCTCGGGAGCGCTCCGGACGCTGCCAGCCTGGCCGCGCAGTTCGAGGAGGTCCTGGACCTGTCCGAGAAGGCGCATCGGGAGCTCCGCCTGGCCCTCGGGGACCTGCTGGCGCCGGCGGCCGGCGGCGATCTCCTGCCCGCGCTGCAGGAGTACCTGCACCGCTTCGCCCGGCAGACCGGCCTGGAAGTACGGCTAGTTGAGGCTCCCGCGCACCGCCCCCACGTCCCTGCCCCCGTCGCCCTGCAGATCCTGCGGGTGGTGCAGGAAGCCGTCACCAACGCCCGCAAGCACTCGGGTGGCAGCCGGGTGGAGGTGCGCTGGAGCTTCATGGGAGCCCTGCACACGTTCACCGTCACCGACAACGGCCGCGGGTTTGTGCCGGAGCACGCCGGGGGCGGTTTCGGGCTGGCCATCATGGCCGAGAGGGCCCGGCGCGTCGGGGGCGCCCTCACCGTGACGTCCGCTCCCGGCTCCGGTTGCACGGTCGTCCTGACGGTACCGCACCGGTAG
- a CDS encoding oxalate oxidoreductase subunit delta, with the protein MRPEDLFAEPTLKQVTVWSRGVILGKEGRDVAFALANAAMREGKHVQAFENYVDLPDRVNVPVTAYARISAEPIESRFLYENYAHDVVVIVEESLIRGPVLDHITPGAVLVVNSKRPAAELARFLPRHPNLKSIVTVDASGISSAVKSLSGQEGATDATGIGGGWAGPLAGAVVRATGLATLESLLAVVKDPPAAQRGYDTATITPAQELFERGLGKPWAGDSQPKRYLEAPFAGTVDAPERRNDKMVTGTWRITRPVLTPELCTQCMICVVDCPDACITLTETAVQVDYEYCKGCGICTQVCPTEAFKDVPELDFAV; encoded by the coding sequence ATGCGGCCTGAGGACCTGTTCGCCGAGCCGACCCTCAAGCAGGTCACCGTGTGGAGCCGGGGTGTCATCCTGGGCAAGGAAGGGCGCGACGTGGCCTTCGCCCTGGCGAATGCGGCGATGCGTGAGGGAAAGCACGTCCAGGCCTTCGAGAACTACGTGGACCTGCCCGACCGCGTGAACGTCCCCGTGACGGCCTACGCGCGGATCAGCGCGGAGCCGATCGAGTCGCGCTTCCTTTACGAGAACTACGCCCACGACGTGGTGGTGATCGTCGAGGAATCCCTCATCCGTGGCCCCGTCCTGGACCACATCACCCCGGGCGCCGTGCTGGTGGTGAACTCGAAGCGGCCTGCCGCCGAGCTGGCGCGCTTCCTGCCGCGCCACCCCAACCTCAAGTCGATCGTGACGGTGGACGCCTCGGGGATCTCCAGCGCCGTCAAGAGCCTGTCGGGGCAGGAAGGCGCGACGGATGCGACCGGCATCGGCGGAGGGTGGGCAGGGCCCCTGGCCGGGGCGGTCGTCCGGGCCACGGGGTTGGCGACGCTCGAGTCCCTCCTGGCCGTGGTCAAGGACCCGCCCGCCGCGCAGCGGGGGTACGACACGGCCACCATCACCCCGGCGCAGGAGCTCTTCGAGCGGGGCCTCGGCAAGCCCTGGGCCGGCGACTCCCAGCCGAAGCGGTACCTCGAGGCGCCCTTCGCCGGGACCGTCGACGCGCCGGAGCGCCGCAACGACAAGATGGTGACCGGCACGTGGCGGATCACGCGGCCGGTCCTCACCCCTGAGCTGTGCACGCAGTGCATGATCTGCGTCGTGGACTGCCCGGACGCCTGCATCACGCTGACGGAGACGGCGGTCCAGGTCGACTACGAGTACTGCAAGGGCTGCGGCATCTGCACGCAGGTCTGCCCCACCGAGGCCTTCAAGGACGTCCCCGAGCTCGATTTCGCCGTCTAG
- a CDS encoding antibiotic biosynthesis monooxygenase family protein, whose amino-acid sequence MFVAVNHLIVKPGHGAEVERRFAARSGVERQPGFVRFELWRLRKQADHEEYLVVTHWESEEAHADWVQSEAFRRAHAGGRPDFFLDSHLSFYDVRLTSGPAAPASS is encoded by the coding sequence GTGTTCGTGGCCGTGAACCACCTGATCGTCAAGCCGGGCCACGGTGCGGAGGTCGAGCGCCGGTTCGCTGCGCGAAGCGGGGTCGAACGGCAGCCCGGGTTCGTCCGGTTCGAGCTGTGGCGCCTGCGCAAACAAGCGGACCACGAGGAGTACCTCGTGGTCACGCACTGGGAGTCCGAAGAGGCCCACGCCGACTGGGTGCAGTCGGAGGCGTTCCGCCGGGCCCACGCCGGCGGGCGGCCGGACTTCTTCCTGGACAGCCACCTGTCGTTCTACGACGTCCGGCTGACCTCCGGCCCGGCCGCGCCCGCCTCTTCCTGA
- a CDS encoding CDC48 family AAA ATPase, with amino-acid sequence MEEPETGRRSLRLRVAEALPEDLHRGIARLGVAEMTYLGLSPGEVVQIAGLRATVARALPADSGTPPRTLRIDGTTRQNSGVGLDEEVTVQRIGVSPARAVVLTPSDPGGIAHGEDPVPLLHRRLLGCAVVAGDVVAVPRFGGEPLLFTVTGTAPRGAVLVQEGTRIRIAAVDVEPPRAGAVTYEDVGGLDRELARVRELVELPLKYPALFRRLGVRPPRGVLLYGPPGTGKTLIARAIAADSRLHFVHVDGPAIMRKYYGESEARLREVFDEARRHAPSVIFLDELDALAPRREAVHGDVEKRVVGQLLALMDGLEERGDVIVVGATNIPELLDPALRRPGRFDREIPIPVPDRDGRLAILRIHTRGMALAADVDLEELADVTHGFVGADLAALCREAGMAALRRLLPEIRLDPEAGADSGGIQVTMADFRHALGEVEPSATRELVLERPRETWEHVGGLSQIRTRLRVLVERPLRYGDLLAGFGLHLPRGILFTGPAGTGKTLVARALASSVRANFIGVEGPSLFRKWMGETEKALRDLFRKARQASPCILFIDELDALAPARGAAGATEAGERAVSQLLAEMDGIREHPGVLVIAATNRPDRLEPALLRPGRFDYILEFPLPDVAEREEILAVHTRRLPLAGDVDLGALAEATAGWSGAELRALCQRAALLAADEWFEEAEGAGGRPPAAPGTAPAPRVGARHFRLALAEMEGGSGGMPPPRRVEAR; translated from the coding sequence GTGGAGGAGCCCGAGACGGGCCGGCGGAGCCTCCGCCTGCGCGTCGCCGAAGCCCTGCCTGAGGACCTCCACCGGGGCATCGCCCGCCTGGGAGTAGCCGAGATGACGTACCTGGGCCTGAGCCCCGGCGAGGTCGTGCAGATCGCGGGGTTGCGGGCGACGGTCGCCCGGGCGCTGCCCGCCGACTCCGGCACGCCGCCCCGCACGCTCCGGATCGACGGCACGACGCGCCAGAACTCCGGGGTCGGACTCGACGAGGAGGTCACGGTCCAGCGCATCGGGGTGAGCCCGGCGCGGGCGGTGGTCCTGACCCCGTCGGACCCCGGTGGGATCGCCCACGGAGAGGACCCCGTGCCGCTCCTCCACCGCCGTCTCCTGGGCTGCGCGGTGGTGGCCGGGGACGTGGTGGCGGTCCCGCGGTTCGGCGGGGAGCCGCTCCTCTTCACGGTGACCGGCACGGCCCCGCGCGGGGCGGTGCTTGTCCAGGAGGGCACGCGGATCCGCATCGCGGCGGTCGACGTGGAGCCGCCGCGGGCGGGCGCGGTCACCTACGAGGACGTGGGCGGGCTCGACCGCGAGCTGGCCCGGGTGCGCGAGCTCGTGGAGCTTCCGCTCAAGTACCCCGCGCTGTTCCGCCGGCTCGGCGTGCGGCCGCCCCGGGGCGTCCTCCTCTACGGCCCGCCGGGGACCGGCAAGACCCTCATCGCCCGGGCCATCGCCGCCGACAGCCGGCTGCACTTCGTCCACGTCGACGGCCCCGCGATCATGCGCAAGTACTACGGCGAGAGCGAGGCCCGGCTGCGGGAGGTATTCGACGAGGCGCGCCGGCACGCCCCCAGCGTGATCTTCCTCGACGAACTCGACGCGCTGGCCCCCCGGCGCGAGGCGGTCCACGGTGACGTGGAAAAGCGCGTCGTGGGGCAGCTGCTCGCGCTCATGGACGGGCTGGAGGAGCGCGGGGACGTCATCGTCGTGGGCGCCACGAACATCCCGGAGCTGCTCGATCCGGCGCTGCGGCGCCCCGGCCGGTTCGACCGGGAGATCCCCATCCCGGTGCCGGATCGCGACGGCCGCCTGGCCATCCTCCGCATCCACACGCGCGGCATGGCCCTGGCTGCGGATGTCGACCTCGAGGAACTGGCGGACGTGACCCACGGCTTCGTGGGCGCCGACCTCGCGGCGCTCTGCCGCGAGGCCGGCATGGCGGCGCTGAGGCGCCTGCTGCCGGAGATCCGGCTGGACCCCGAGGCGGGCGCCGATTCCGGCGGGATCCAGGTGACCATGGCCGACTTCCGGCACGCCCTGGGCGAGGTGGAGCCGAGCGCCACGCGGGAGCTGGTGCTGGAGCGGCCGCGGGAGACCTGGGAGCACGTGGGCGGGCTCAGCCAGATCCGGACCCGCCTCCGGGTGCTCGTGGAGCGTCCCCTGCGGTACGGTGACCTGCTGGCGGGATTCGGCCTCCACCTGCCCCGGGGCATCCTCTTCACCGGCCCCGCGGGGACCGGCAAGACGCTGGTGGCGCGGGCCCTGGCCTCGAGCGTGCGGGCGAACTTCATCGGGGTCGAAGGCCCATCCCTCTTCCGCAAGTGGATGGGCGAAACGGAGAAGGCGCTGCGGGACCTGTTCCGCAAGGCGCGCCAGGCGTCACCCTGCATTCTGTTCATCGACGAACTCGACGCCCTGGCCCCGGCCCGGGGCGCAGCCGGCGCCACCGAGGCGGGCGAGCGCGCGGTCAGCCAGCTCCTGGCCGAGATGGACGGGATCCGGGAGCACCCCGGCGTCCTGGTGATCGCCGCGACGAACCGGCCGGATCGCCTGGAGCCCGCCCTGCTGCGACCGGGCCGGTTCGACTACATCCTGGAGTTCCCGCTGCCGGACGTGGCCGAGCGGGAGGAGATCCTCGCGGTGCACACCCGCCGGCTGCCGCTGGCCGGGGACGTGGACCTGGGGGCGCTCGCGGAGGCCACCGCGGGCTGGTCCGGTGCCGAACTGCGTGCGCTCTGCCAGCGGGCCGCTCTCCTGGCGGCCGACGAGTGGTTCGAGGAAGCGGAGGGAGCAGGCGGCCGGCCGCCGGCAGCGCCGGGGACGGCCCCTGCCCCCCGCGTCGGCGCCCGCCACTTCCGGTTGGCGCTGGCGGAGATGGAAGGAGGTAGCGGAGGGATGCCGCCGCCGCGACGCGTGGAAGCACGCTGA
- a CDS encoding ABC transporter permease, which translates to MSTAALLWTLSFTALAAVLSVYQRLGLERDIAVGAVRAGVQLLAVGYVLRLVFRAHSWLYTGLMLTVMVAAAVQVATRRGGGMPGTRSRVAVAIAAAEIVTVGLMLVTGQIRFVAEHVIPLSGMVVGQSMVTAGLLLNRLRSEVGLRREEVQVWLSLGASPRQAVDRALRSAVRASMIPSIDSLKTVGLVQLPGMMTGQILAGADPVVAVRYQILVMFSLTSAAALTSILLGLLAYPLLFTPAQQLRPIEGSPAAD; encoded by the coding sequence GTGAGCACCGCGGCGCTCCTGTGGACCCTCTCCTTCACGGCGCTGGCCGCCGTGCTGTCAGTGTACCAACGTCTGGGGCTCGAACGCGACATCGCCGTCGGTGCCGTGCGGGCGGGCGTTCAGCTCCTCGCCGTCGGCTACGTGCTGCGCCTCGTGTTCCGGGCCCACTCGTGGCTTTACACGGGGCTGATGCTGACGGTGATGGTCGCCGCCGCCGTCCAGGTTGCGACCCGCCGGGGCGGCGGGATGCCGGGCACCCGGAGCCGGGTGGCCGTGGCCATCGCTGCCGCCGAGATCGTGACGGTCGGCCTCATGCTCGTCACGGGCCAGATCCGCTTCGTGGCGGAGCACGTCATCCCCCTCAGCGGGATGGTCGTCGGCCAGTCGATGGTCACCGCCGGTCTGCTCCTGAACCGGCTGCGTTCGGAGGTCGGGCTGCGCCGGGAGGAGGTCCAGGTCTGGCTCTCCCTCGGGGCGTCGCCCCGGCAGGCCGTCGACCGGGCGCTGCGGAGCGCGGTGCGGGCGTCGATGATCCCCTCGATCGACAGCCTCAAGACCGTCGGGCTCGTGCAGCTGCCGGGGATGATGACCGGCCAGATCCTCGCGGGGGCAGACCCCGTGGTGGCGGTGCGCTACCAGATCCTCGTCATGTTCAGCCTCACCAGCGCCGCCGCACTCACGAGCATTCTGCTTGGTCTCCTGGCCTACCCGCTCTTGTTCACGCCCGCCCAGCAGCTCCGTCCCATCGAAGGGTCTCCGGCGGCAGACTAG
- a CDS encoding ABC transporter ATP-binding protein, giving the protein MNRPVPATHAAVEFVDVVFRRPAAGERGNGVAVLDGVSFTLNRGEVLAIVGPSGAGKTTLLHLVNRLLEADGGEVRVGGRRVRDWPPPALRRHAGLVFQSAPMLPGTVFDNLEAPLRLAGRALSRAEAARWLEAVELDPALLEQDAATLSSGQKQRVALLRTLATEPAVLLVDEVTSALDMASARVVESLVLDRVRTRGLSVLWVTHDEAQARRVAHRVLHLEGGRVRYLGPVDGYRWPAHPTDGPGKVACRPAGEGGGS; this is encoded by the coding sequence ATGAACCGCCCTGTGCCGGCCACGCATGCGGCGGTCGAGTTCGTGGACGTGGTCTTCCGCCGGCCCGCGGCGGGGGAACGCGGCAACGGGGTCGCCGTGCTGGACGGGGTCAGCTTCACCCTGAACCGGGGGGAAGTGCTGGCCATCGTCGGCCCCAGCGGCGCGGGCAAGACGACGCTCCTCCACCTGGTGAACCGCCTGCTGGAGGCGGACGGAGGGGAAGTCCGGGTCGGCGGCCGCCGGGTGCGCGACTGGCCGCCCCCGGCACTCCGGCGCCACGCCGGCCTGGTTTTCCAGTCCGCCCCCATGCTGCCCGGCACGGTGTTCGACAACCTCGAGGCACCGCTCCGCTTGGCGGGCCGCGCCCTGTCCCGGGCGGAAGCGGCCCGGTGGCTGGAGGCCGTGGAACTGGATCCTGCCCTGCTCGAGCAGGACGCTGCGACCCTCTCGAGCGGGCAGAAGCAGCGGGTCGCCCTCCTCCGCACCCTGGCCACCGAGCCGGCCGTCCTCCTCGTCGACGAGGTCACCTCGGCCCTCGACATGGCCTCCGCCCGGGTGGTGGAATCGCTCGTCCTGGACCGGGTGCGGACCCGGGGGCTGAGCGTGCTGTGGGTCACCCACGACGAAGCCCAGGCGCGCCGGGTGGCCCACCGCGTCCTGCATCTCGAGGGCGGCCGGGTGCGGTACCTCGGTCCCGTGGACGGCTACCGGTGGCCCGCGCACCCGACCGATGGGCCGGGGAAGGTAGCCTGCCGGCCCGCTGGGGAGGGAGGCGGGTCGTGA
- a CDS encoding universal stress protein has product MTNIVVACDGSEHAQKALGWARELARSVPEPVLHLVHAYHVPLPISEGMAIEYARTLQEAREDGQELLDRMAASVEGVPVRTHLRQGAAAPAVLAVADEVGAGLIAMGSRGLGLAASLFLGSVSTEVVHHARVPVLVARHDHARPLRRVLVGVDGSAHSARALAFALRWAPEAEITALHVLHLSPEARALFEQTDLSFDVAVDRAARDVVNRTADLARVPADRVRPLAATGSAADQLLAEYRTGGYDLAVVGSRGLGLLGELFLGSVSERLVRLAPGPVVVVK; this is encoded by the coding sequence ATGACGAACATCGTCGTGGCCTGTGACGGCTCCGAACACGCCCAGAAGGCCCTCGGCTGGGCCCGGGAGCTCGCCCGCTCGGTGCCCGAACCCGTCCTCCATCTCGTGCATGCCTACCACGTACCGCTCCCCATCTCCGAGGGCATGGCGATCGAGTACGCCCGGACCCTGCAGGAGGCCCGGGAGGACGGCCAGGAACTCCTCGACCGGATGGCCGCATCGGTCGAGGGAGTGCCAGTGCGGACCCACCTCCGCCAGGGGGCGGCGGCGCCCGCGGTGCTCGCGGTGGCCGACGAGGTGGGAGCCGGCCTCATCGCCATGGGAAGCCGGGGCCTGGGCCTCGCGGCCAGCCTCTTCCTGGGCAGCGTGAGCACGGAGGTCGTCCACCATGCCCGCGTCCCCGTGCTCGTCGCGCGGCACGACCACGCCCGGCCGCTCCGTCGGGTGCTGGTCGGGGTCGACGGCTCCGCCCACAGCGCCCGCGCCCTGGCCTTCGCCCTTCGCTGGGCCCCCGAGGCGGAGATCACGGCGCTCCACGTTCTCCACCTGTCGCCCGAGGCGCGGGCCCTGTTCGAGCAGACCGACCTGTCGTTCGACGTGGCGGTGGACCGGGCCGCCCGGGACGTGGTGAACCGCACCGCCGACCTCGCCCGGGTTCCCGCCGACCGCGTCCGGCCGCTGGCCGCGACCGGCAGCGCGGCCGACCAGCTCCTGGCCGAGTACCGGACCGGTGGCTACGACCTGGCGGTGGTCGGCAGCCGGGGTCTCGGCCTCCTCGGCGAGCTCTTCCTCGGGAGCGTCAGCGAGCGGCTGGTGCGGCTCGCCCCGGGACCCGTCGTCGTCGTCAAGTAG